In one Solanum lycopersicum chromosome 11, SLM_r2.1 genomic region, the following are encoded:
- the LOC101257727 gene encoding cytochrome b-c1 complex subunit Rieske, mitochondrial, which yields MMLRVAGRRLSSSAARSSSSFFTRSSFTVTDDSSPARSPSPSLTSSFLDQIRGFSSNSVSPAHQLGLVSDLPATVAAIKNPSSKIVYDDSNHERYPPGDPSKRAFAYFVLTGGRFVYASLLRLLILKFVLSMSASKDVLALASLEVDLSSIEPGSTVTVKWRGKPVFIRRRTDDDIKLANSVDLGTLRDPQQDAERVKNPEWLVVVGVCTHLGCIPLPNAGDFGGWFCPCHGSHYDISGRIRKGPAPYNLEVPTYSFLEENKLLIG from the exons ATGATGCTTCGAGTAGCAGGTAGAAGGCTTTCTTCTTCAGCCGCTAGATCTTCATCTAGCTTCTTTACAAGAAGCTCTTTCACCGTTACCGATGATTCGTCTCCGGCCAGATCTCCTTCTCCGTCACTCACCTCTTCGTTTCTCGATCAAATCAGAG GTTTCTCATCTAATTCGGTTTCTCCCGCACATCAGTTGGGTTTAGTCTCGGATCTTCCAGCCACTGTGGCTGCGATTAAGAACCCCAGTTCAAAAATTGTATATGATGACTCCAACCATGAGCGTTATCCACCTGGTGATCCAAGCAAACGTGCTTTTGCTTACTTTGTCTTGACAGGAGGTAGGTTCGTCTATGCCTCATTGCTTCGCCTCCTGATTCTCAAGTTTGTTCTGAGCATGTCTGCTAGTAAAGATGTCCTTGCACTTGCTTCTCTTGAGGTGGATCTTTCCAGCATTGAACCAGGGTCAACTGTTACTGTCAAGTGGCGTGGAAAACCTGTTTTCATCAGACGCCGCACTGACGATGACATCAAGTTGGCAAACAGTGTTGATCTTGGCACCCTTCGTGACCCGCAACAAGATGCTGAGAGGGTCAAAAATCCAGAATGGCTTGTGGTTGTTGGGGTATGTACTCATCTAGGGTGCATTCCTTTACCAAATGCTGGTGATTTTGGTGGTTGGTTTTGCCCATGCCATGGCTCTCATTACGACATCTCTGGTAGGATTCGCAAAGGACCCGCACCGTATAATCTGGAGGTGCCTACCTACAGTTTCTTGGAAGAGAACAAGTTACTTATTGGTTGA